TCTATCTTTAGTAAACTATGTGCAAAACAATAAATATATTCTTATTTTTGTCAGGTTAGTGGGGTCAAGTGCCCCCTTAGCTCTGAGCTGGATTTGTCCTGACAGCATCAGCTTAGTCTTCAAGACCGTTTTATAATTTTTAGAGTTGAAATATCGACTTCGTAAATTCATGAAAATAGTTGTTGAACCTCTCTAAGCTGATGAATATGGGGAACATAATGTATCTATCACCGTCTAAAATGGATCAAAGACTCGGTATTTCTAGACCAATAACTAAAATCACTTGAGTAATACTCCTAAAGTACTGAGAGATCTTCAATTAGATCTTTCCTTAATTTGAGTGAATGAGCAAAAGTTACGTATAAAAAGTGACGGAGGGAGTAATTTTGAAAAATCATCATTTTAGAGTGACTTGTGACGTCCAAGTCAAGGAATAAGTTATTACCGTGTGTCGCCACCAGACATATGAATTTTGCTCAGTCAAGGCCATCAATGAAGAAAACCAATGGTCAATTGTTATTTTTTTAAAGAAACTCCTAAGTACTGAGAGATCTTCTATCTAGTAAACTTTAGCATATTAAAATAAGACAAATTATATAATGTTTGCCTGACGATTTGGACTAAACCAACAACAAAGATCATCAAACATTCTTTTCCAGTCACTATAAATACATCCATTTACTTCCATTATTCTTCTTCAACAAACAAATTATTCCAAAAAAAAAACAGAGAAGGAAGATTTCCACAAAAACTTCTCACTCAAGCAACAAAAAAGAACGGCAACTCAACAAATTGCAAACAACAGAGAAGGTGCTGAAGTGTACAACGGAGCTTCTGTTTGCATCAAAAAGGTTCACGAACTCCTTACAAATTCCAAACTCCCAAAAGGCCTTCTAGCCATTAAGGAAATAACTGAGTTTGGATACAATCAAAAAACAGGTTTCTTCTGGATC
The sequence above is drawn from the Rutidosis leptorrhynchoides isolate AG116_Rl617_1_P2 unplaced genomic scaffold, CSIRO_AGI_Rlap_v1 contig500, whole genome shotgun sequence genome and encodes:
- the LOC139884104 gene encoding uncharacterized protein; this encodes MGNIMYLSPSKMDQRLEKEDFHKNFSLKQQKRTATQQIANNREGAEVYNGASVCIKKVHELLTNSKLPKGLLAIKEITEFGYNQKTGFFWIKQAKKSEHKFRALNKNASYDTEVVGFVEDGKMTKISGFKVKAIMVWFAVTDISIDEKDPEKLSFLSAGIAKSFSWFCF